In Myxococcus stipitatus, the following are encoded in one genomic region:
- a CDS encoding TonB-dependent receptor plug domain-containing protein, translating into MKNTLARATLLSLVLFAAVPAQAEEPSLLHSAPPRAQAHSPLRLDGTLVEGGRILEMFVRYRGPGEPFARVQMERQYGDLYRGVIPAEHMVPPGVEYYVEGLTADGERISLFQSPERPARVLVAGEVPVNTSRAATSPPPPSISADERPSTRPAPPPERTKPPSPSTSASADDSMAALTADLADGVPPPKSTLRDTRSSTSREPPPPSRGSPSSSRDPVPSTSSRESGASRGTGTRDAATREPVSSRDTSTREPATTRDSGPRDTPTRDAVATRESSSRDSGSTRGSASRDSVSPRDASSRESVSSREPSRRDESAGRETSVGPSEPRSELEEDMALYSAEDTLALATRHEEKVRTVPAIATSFGREQISALGARTVADVLDVVPGLTISRDVQGFHRTAVRGLRNDAEVLFLLNGHRLNNFFDGKALMNLPVENLERIEVIRGPGSALYGAGAFLGVVNIVTDTSDGVRTAVSAGGFPEQDDRLAVTVNGHASAGHSFGDLRLFADVDVWSQSGDSNIIENDGLDDESIAQGLRTVEDPAGKTRDDRLLVNVGGGVTYAMGDAGRVGASVRFLTEDRTALMGLFDSVGEDSKLKWNVLMADLHWQREFGSSVLLRARAGFDQQSTDRLFQLTPKDFRTGPDANQLFTDGLREQTRISVRTLMGGVDADITVAPGNRLSLGAVVEQQSLGDYDYETNYSLDARLRPGGFTAPEGLANPLELADGAAARRLTVGFFAHDQWTVVSPLTLTFGVRVDATQLPTVDGSGTITGTSFVPRINPRVGLVFAATDALVLKALYGRAFRAPTLQELVERIPNTDYNQGRFEGNPRLQPATVDTFELGADLIQSAGDARVRLRANAYLELFASPIVPVDTSGNIVPLRNRELGVRVYGIEGEARLEASKRANAWFNASISRAQDMELPPHSRLLTDTPQARFNAGVSMPIGAWVNFDLVVRAGAERRNNSRSVLELLRRYKIPAYSLITAQIRSEPIFDIWEVTLVAHNVFDHDLRDDVPRPDRVPGNLPREGMSGYLTVRAHF; encoded by the coding sequence TTGAAGAACACACTCGCACGCGCGACCCTCCTCAGCCTCGTGCTCTTCGCGGCCGTACCCGCCCAGGCCGAGGAGCCTTCACTTCTTCACTCCGCTCCCCCTCGCGCTCAGGCCCACAGCCCGCTGCGACTGGACGGCACACTCGTCGAGGGAGGGCGCATCCTCGAGATGTTCGTCCGCTACCGAGGCCCCGGCGAGCCCTTCGCCCGGGTCCAGATGGAACGCCAGTACGGCGATCTCTATCGCGGCGTCATCCCCGCCGAGCACATGGTGCCGCCGGGCGTCGAATACTACGTCGAGGGCCTCACCGCCGACGGCGAGCGCATCTCGCTCTTCCAGTCCCCTGAACGTCCCGCCCGAGTCCTCGTCGCCGGGGAAGTCCCCGTCAACACGAGCCGCGCGGCGACCTCCCCGCCTCCTCCCTCGATCTCCGCCGACGAACGCCCCTCCACCCGGCCCGCGCCCCCTCCCGAGCGAACCAAGCCTCCCTCTCCGTCCACGAGCGCGTCCGCTGATGATTCCATGGCGGCCCTCACCGCGGACCTGGCCGACGGCGTACCGCCTCCGAAAAGCACGCTGCGTGACACCCGCTCCTCGACGTCGCGCGAGCCTCCGCCGCCCTCGCGAGGAAGCCCGTCGTCGTCGCGAGACCCGGTGCCCTCGACCTCCTCGCGGGAGTCAGGTGCTTCGAGAGGCACGGGCACGCGGGACGCCGCCACGCGCGAGCCCGTGTCGTCGCGGGACACGTCCACCCGCGAGCCGGCCACGACTCGCGATTCAGGCCCACGAGATACACCCACGCGTGACGCCGTGGCCACGAGGGAGTCCTCGTCACGGGACTCTGGCTCCACGCGAGGCTCGGCCTCGAGAGACTCGGTGTCGCCGCGCGATGCCTCCTCCCGCGAATCCGTGAGCTCGCGGGAGCCTTCGAGGCGCGACGAGTCCGCAGGACGGGAGACCTCCGTGGGCCCCAGCGAGCCCCGCTCGGAGCTGGAGGAGGACATGGCCCTCTACAGCGCCGAGGACACCCTGGCCCTGGCCACTCGCCACGAGGAGAAGGTGCGGACGGTGCCCGCCATCGCCACCTCGTTTGGCCGCGAGCAGATCAGCGCGTTGGGCGCCCGCACCGTCGCGGACGTGTTGGACGTGGTTCCCGGTCTCACCATCAGCCGGGACGTGCAGGGCTTCCACCGCACGGCGGTGCGCGGCCTCCGCAATGACGCCGAGGTCCTCTTCCTCCTCAACGGTCACCGCCTCAACAACTTCTTCGATGGCAAGGCGCTGATGAACCTCCCCGTGGAGAACCTCGAGCGCATCGAGGTCATCCGCGGTCCAGGCTCCGCGCTCTACGGCGCGGGCGCGTTCCTGGGCGTGGTCAACATCGTCACCGACACCTCGGATGGCGTTCGCACCGCCGTCTCCGCTGGAGGCTTCCCGGAGCAGGACGACCGCCTGGCGGTCACCGTCAACGGGCACGCCTCCGCGGGGCACTCCTTCGGTGACCTGCGCCTCTTCGCGGATGTGGACGTGTGGAGCCAATCCGGAGACTCGAACATCATCGAGAACGATGGCCTCGATGATGAATCCATTGCCCAGGGGCTTCGCACGGTGGAGGACCCCGCGGGCAAGACTCGCGATGACCGCCTCCTCGTCAACGTGGGCGGTGGGGTGACGTACGCCATGGGCGACGCGGGGCGGGTGGGGGCCTCGGTGCGGTTCCTCACCGAAGACCGCACCGCGCTCATGGGCCTCTTCGACTCGGTGGGCGAGGACTCCAAGCTCAAGTGGAATGTCCTCATGGCGGACCTCCACTGGCAGCGGGAGTTCGGCTCGTCGGTCCTCCTGCGCGCGCGCGCAGGGTTCGACCAGCAGTCCACCGACCGGCTCTTCCAGCTGACGCCCAAGGACTTCCGCACCGGGCCGGACGCCAACCAGCTCTTCACCGACGGTCTCCGCGAGCAGACCCGCATCTCCGTGCGCACCCTCATGGGCGGCGTGGATGCGGACATCACCGTGGCACCGGGCAACAGGCTGTCCCTGGGCGCGGTGGTGGAACAGCAGTCGCTCGGCGATTACGACTACGAGACGAACTACTCGCTGGACGCACGCCTCCGGCCCGGGGGCTTCACCGCGCCAGAGGGCCTCGCGAACCCCCTGGAGCTCGCCGACGGCGCCGCGGCGCGCCGGCTCACCGTGGGGTTCTTCGCGCATGACCAGTGGACCGTCGTCAGCCCGCTGACGCTCACTTTCGGCGTGCGCGTGGATGCCACGCAGCTGCCCACGGTGGATGGCAGTGGCACCATCACCGGCACAAGCTTCGTGCCCCGCATCAACCCTCGTGTGGGGCTGGTGTTCGCGGCCACGGACGCGCTGGTCCTCAAGGCGCTCTACGGCCGGGCCTTCCGCGCGCCCACGCTCCAGGAACTCGTCGAGCGAATCCCCAACACCGACTACAACCAGGGCCGCTTCGAGGGAAACCCGCGCCTTCAGCCCGCCACCGTGGACACCTTCGAACTGGGCGCCGACCTCATCCAGTCCGCTGGTGATGCCCGCGTGCGGCTGCGCGCCAACGCGTACCTGGAGCTCTTCGCCTCGCCCATCGTCCCGGTGGACACCTCCGGCAACATCGTCCCCCTGCGCAACCGCGAGCTGGGCGTGCGCGTGTACGGCATCGAAGGCGAGGCCCGCCTCGAGGCCTCCAAGCGCGCCAACGCCTGGTTCAACGCGAGCATCTCCCGCGCGCAGGACATGGAGCTTCCGCCGCACTCGCGCCTGCTGACGGACACGCCGCAGGCCCGCTTCAACGCGGGTGTCTCCATGCCCATCGGCGCTTGGGTGAACTTCGACCTGGTCGTGCGCGCGGGCGCCGAGCGCCGCAACAACAGCCGCTCCGTGCTGGAGCTCCTCCGCCGCTACAAGATTCCCGCCTACAGCCTCATCACCGCGCAGATCCGCTCCGAGCCCATCTTCGACATCTGGGAGGTGACGCTCGTCGCGCACAACGTCTTCGACCACGACCTTCGCGATGACGTCCCCCGCCCGGACCGCGTCCCAGGGAACCTCCCTCGCGAGGGCATGTCCGGTTACCTCACCGTGAGGGCCCACTTCTGA
- a CDS encoding serine/threonine-protein kinase — protein sequence MLAFGAMRVMEPTPFGKYTLLKTVICDGASVGYRARTTSESGAESMVFVRQPYSHMLRYPEFVAGYLDDARIAMRFGHANLIRGLDFGQVQDTPYVVTEWVDGEALCRVLWAARRKGRKGFPAPVAVSIASEIARALHATHLLRDEHDVPLGLVRREIYSGSVFLSFNGEVKVDALGWHRKEHPAWSAGVLRGKVMYFSPEQARGRPLDGRSDVYVLGLLLFQMLCGEIANNGEHDHARIMQVSEGRLQSARALNPSLDPSLVEILEKALSVSPDDRYPSAEAFALALDEWRCSVDSEDPSDARRALMAEFHPERVEVRLPRPPIRPPEAPSLVERIKRWVLPGRAR from the coding sequence ATGTTAGCCTTTGGGGCCATGCGCGTGATGGAGCCGACTCCCTTTGGGAAGTACACGCTTCTGAAGACGGTGATCTGTGATGGCGCCAGCGTTGGATACCGGGCCCGTACGACGTCGGAGTCTGGTGCCGAGTCGATGGTGTTCGTGAGGCAGCCCTACTCACACATGCTCCGGTACCCCGAGTTCGTCGCGGGTTACCTGGACGATGCTCGTATCGCCATGCGCTTCGGGCATGCGAACCTCATTCGGGGACTGGACTTCGGACAGGTGCAGGACACGCCCTACGTGGTGACCGAGTGGGTTGATGGCGAAGCGCTATGCAGGGTGCTCTGGGCTGCCCGGAGGAAGGGACGGAAAGGGTTCCCAGCCCCTGTGGCCGTGAGCATCGCCTCGGAGATTGCTCGCGCTCTTCATGCCACCCATCTCCTGCGAGACGAGCACGACGTTCCCCTCGGGCTTGTCCGGCGTGAAATCTACAGTGGTTCGGTGTTCCTGTCCTTCAATGGGGAAGTGAAGGTGGATGCCTTGGGCTGGCACCGCAAGGAACATCCGGCCTGGTCCGCGGGTGTCCTGCGAGGGAAGGTCATGTACTTCTCTCCCGAACAGGCGCGTGGCAGGCCATTGGATGGGCGCTCGGATGTCTATGTCCTGGGTCTCCTGTTGTTTCAGATGTTGTGCGGGGAGATCGCGAACAATGGCGAGCATGACCATGCGCGGATCATGCAAGTGTCGGAAGGAAGGCTGCAATCCGCCAGGGCCTTGAATCCTTCGTTGGACCCATCCCTCGTGGAGATTCTTGAGAAGGCATTGAGTGTGTCGCCCGACGACCGCTATCCCAGTGCGGAAGCCTTCGCCCTGGCCTTGGATGAATGGCGGTGTTCGGTGGACTCGGAGGACCCGAGTGATGCGCGGAGGGCCCTGATGGCCGAGTTCCATCCGGAAAGGGTCGAGGTGAGGCTCCCTCGTCCTCCCATCCGGCCTCCTGAAGCTCCGTCACTCGTCGAACGTATCAAGAGATGGGTCTTGCCGGGGCGGGCACGTTAG
- a CDS encoding TIGR04563 family protein, with the protein MAGTDKRKQSLYFPEEMLKEIQEEANRQDRSLSWVVQQAWKIARERIKSFPAVNDVTGDERQDPREE; encoded by the coding sequence ATGGCAGGCACCGACAAGCGCAAGCAGTCGCTGTACTTCCCCGAGGAGATGCTGAAGGAGATTCAGGAGGAAGCAAACCGCCAAGACCGCTCTCTCTCCTGGGTTGTCCAGCAGGCGTGGAAGATCGCCCGCGAGCGCATCAAGTCGTTCCCCGCCGTCAATGACGTGACTGGCGACGAGCGCCAGGACCCGCGCGAGGAGTAG
- a CDS encoding class I SAM-dependent methyltransferase — MTTDAIDVRKHNREAWDRQVSLGNRWTQPVGPEVIAAARRGEWSVVLTPSKPVPQAWFGDIAGKRVLCLAGGGGQQAPVFAAAGAKVTVLDNSPAQLGQDRLVAEREGLELRLVEGDMRDLSVFEDGSFDLIFHPCSNSFVDTILPVWREAFRVLRPGGVLLSGFCNPVIFLFDPELQDKGVLQLKYKMPYSDFTSLTEAERRRYTDKHEPLCVAHTLQDQIGGQLDAGFLLAGYFEDKFEKGDLVAEYFDSYIATRALKPVSP, encoded by the coding sequence ATGACGACTGATGCCATCGACGTGAGGAAGCACAACCGCGAGGCGTGGGACCGCCAGGTCTCGCTGGGCAACCGGTGGACCCAACCCGTGGGGCCGGAGGTCATCGCGGCGGCGCGCAGAGGGGAGTGGAGCGTGGTGCTCACGCCCTCCAAGCCCGTACCCCAGGCCTGGTTTGGCGACATCGCTGGCAAGAGGGTGTTGTGTCTCGCGGGAGGCGGCGGTCAGCAGGCGCCGGTGTTCGCCGCGGCGGGGGCGAAGGTGACGGTGCTGGACAACTCGCCGGCGCAGTTGGGGCAGGACCGGTTGGTGGCGGAGCGGGAAGGGTTGGAGTTGCGGCTGGTGGAGGGGGACATGCGCGACCTCTCCGTGTTCGAGGACGGCAGCTTCGACCTCATCTTCCATCCGTGCTCGAACTCCTTCGTGGACACCATCCTGCCCGTGTGGCGCGAGGCGTTCCGCGTGCTGCGGCCCGGAGGCGTGCTCCTGTCGGGCTTCTGCAACCCGGTCATCTTCCTGTTCGACCCGGAGCTGCAGGACAAGGGGGTGTTGCAACTGAAGTACAAGATGCCCTACTCGGACTTCACCAGCCTCACGGAGGCCGAGCGCCGGCGCTACACGGACAAGCATGAGCCGCTCTGTGTGGCGCACACGCTTCAGGACCAGATTGGCGGGCAGCTCGACGCGGGGTTCCTCCTGGCGGGGTACTTCGAGGACAAGTTCGAGAAGGGGGACCTGGTCGCGGAGTACTTCGACAGCTACATCGCGACGCGGGCCCTCAAGCCCGTCTCGCCCTGA
- a CDS encoding 3-keto-5-aminohexanoate cleavage protein, with protein MSTPMVITAAMVGAETTREQTPHLPITAEEIAEDAARCREAGAAMVHLHVRTADGKPSQDAELFRAAIRAIRKRTDVLIQTSTGGAVGMTVDQRCGPLTLTGEDRPDMATLTTGTVNFGEEVFWNPRPLVRDIAKRIRALGLRPELECFDVGMIDEARYLAKEGLVDLPAHFDFVLGVPGTLQPRPEVLDFMIASLPEGSTWTVAGVGRHQLPYVDEAAKRGGNARVGLEDNIYVSKGVLAKGNWELVAEAAKRARAHGREPATPDQARKLLRLS; from the coding sequence ATGAGCACTCCCATGGTCATCACCGCGGCGATGGTCGGCGCGGAGACGACACGCGAGCAGACGCCCCACCTGCCCATCACCGCCGAGGAGATCGCCGAGGACGCCGCGCGCTGCCGCGAGGCGGGCGCGGCGATGGTGCACCTGCACGTGCGCACCGCGGACGGCAAGCCGTCCCAGGACGCGGAGCTGTTCCGGGCCGCGATTCGCGCCATCCGCAAGCGCACCGACGTGCTCATCCAGACGTCGACGGGCGGCGCGGTGGGCATGACGGTGGACCAGCGCTGCGGGCCGCTGACGCTGACGGGTGAGGACCGGCCGGACATGGCCACCCTCACCACGGGCACGGTGAACTTCGGCGAAGAGGTGTTCTGGAACCCGCGTCCGCTGGTGCGGGACATCGCCAAGCGCATCCGGGCGCTGGGCCTCCGGCCGGAGCTCGAGTGTTTCGATGTGGGCATGATTGACGAGGCCCGCTACCTGGCGAAGGAGGGCCTGGTCGACCTGCCGGCGCACTTCGACTTCGTGCTGGGGGTGCCGGGCACGTTGCAGCCTCGGCCCGAGGTGCTGGACTTCATGATTGCCTCGCTGCCGGAGGGGAGCACCTGGACGGTCGCGGGCGTGGGCCGGCACCAGCTCCCCTACGTGGACGAGGCGGCGAAGCGCGGTGGCAACGCGCGGGTGGGCCTGGAGGACAACATCTACGTGTCCAAGGGTGTGCTCGCGAAGGGCAACTGGGAGCTGGTGGCCGAGGCCGCCAAGCGGGCCCGAGCCCATGGCCGAGAGCCGGCCACACCGGACCAGGCGCGCAAGCTCCTCCGGTTGAGCTGA
- a CDS encoding SDR family NAD(P)-dependent oxidoreductase, with the protein MDTELKGKGVLVTGGAGGIGTALVRAFSGEGAKVAVHYRSREEQARRLAQEVGGAAVGADLTVEAEVDALVPASVAALGRLDVLVCNAGVWPSPDVPVWEMSLERWRRTLAENLDSVFLCCRGFLRHVATTGVGNIVIISSTAGLFGEAGHSDYAAAKGALAGGFLRSLKNELGRIAPLGRVNVVCPGWTAVDRNRDKLDGEGFVKRVTRTMPLRKVGQPEDVARVVVSLASDFISGHVTGEVVTVAGGMEGRVLHDD; encoded by the coding sequence ATGGACACGGAGCTGAAGGGCAAGGGCGTCCTGGTGACGGGGGGCGCGGGAGGGATTGGCACGGCGCTGGTCCGGGCGTTCTCCGGCGAGGGCGCGAAGGTGGCGGTGCATTACCGCTCCCGCGAGGAGCAGGCGAGACGGCTCGCGCAGGAGGTGGGCGGCGCGGCGGTGGGCGCGGACCTGACGGTGGAGGCGGAGGTGGATGCCCTCGTGCCCGCGTCGGTGGCCGCGCTGGGGCGGTTGGATGTGCTGGTGTGCAACGCGGGCGTGTGGCCCAGCCCCGATGTCCCCGTCTGGGAGATGTCGCTGGAGCGCTGGCGCCGCACGTTGGCTGAGAACCTGGACAGCGTCTTCCTGTGCTGCCGTGGCTTCCTGCGGCACGTGGCGACCACGGGCGTGGGGAACATCGTCATCATCAGCTCCACGGCGGGGCTGTTCGGCGAGGCGGGGCACTCCGACTACGCGGCGGCGAAGGGCGCGTTGGCGGGAGGCTTCCTGCGGAGCCTGAAGAACGAGCTGGGTCGCATTGCTCCCTTGGGCCGCGTCAACGTGGTGTGCCCGGGGTGGACGGCGGTGGACCGCAACCGCGACAAGCTGGACGGGGAAGGGTTCGTGAAGCGGGTGACCCGGACCATGCCGTTGCGCAAGGTGGGGCAGCCCGAGGATGTCGCGCGAGTGGTGGTGTCGCTCGCATCGGATTTCATCTCCGGTCACGTGACGGGTGAGGTCGTGACGGTCGCCGGAGGCATGGAAGGACGGGTGTTGCATGACGACTGA
- a CDS encoding hotdog fold domain-containing protein, translating to MSTGTKAIIRLRMSSHDAHYGGNLVDGARMLGLFGDVATELCIRADGDEGLFRAYDAVEFLAPVYAGDFIEAEGEIVSAGNTSRKMRFEARKVIRPRPDVNDSAADLLPEPIVVCRASGTCVVPKDKQRGQR from the coding sequence GTGAGCACGGGAACCAAGGCCATCATCCGCCTGCGCATGAGCAGCCACGATGCTCACTACGGCGGCAACCTGGTGGACGGCGCGCGCATGCTGGGGCTCTTTGGCGACGTGGCCACGGAGCTGTGCATCCGCGCGGATGGTGACGAGGGCCTGTTCCGGGCCTACGACGCCGTGGAGTTCCTGGCGCCGGTGTACGCCGGGGACTTCATCGAGGCGGAGGGCGAAATCGTCAGCGCGGGCAACACGTCGCGCAAGATGCGCTTCGAGGCCCGCAAGGTCATCCGCCCCCGGCCGGATGTGAACGATTCGGCGGCGGACCTGTTGCCGGAGCCCATCGTGGTGTGCCGGGCTTCGGGCACCTGCGTGGTTCCGAAGGACAAGCAGCGAGGTCAGCGATGA
- a CDS encoding ChaN family lipoprotein — protein sequence MRDSLALHHALFRRQRAQIARVVDGQTDAFRAYEARYRRRTASYRRVLPLSDVHQRVRASDIVYVGDYHTLPLAQQTYVELAEHALTSGRRVVLALECIEGRHQASLDAWNAGRLSERSLLARLGGSTDGTSFGPGNSLRALLSFARRHRLEVVGIDRRAQGERSLALRDAYAAERIARVARAEDRPLVLVLVGQYHVAPCHLPAQVERALGDDTRRGLVVYQNAEGVWWRLARDGGMGSAEAVELADDTVCLLNASPVVCQQSFLDYLEAEAGDAPLVDRGASERFREMAALIGRLAGVPVVRALESVEVTTVADGDVMARIQRRGRFTQAELSQLRRHILSRESSYIPRARTAYLASLSLNHAAEEAAHFVRHCAVGPAMEAPRTASEAFYARCMEEALGFFGSRLVNPRRTCLGLAEWAKRFGESRGLDRQISAFVLAHKAAEVEAPEEAVKLLPLRKDRLFHGVSHALGYLLGDKLYRAFDEGHLAKTDVRALFRDPFVDARAAYFAWTERLRD from the coding sequence ATGCGCGACTCGCTCGCCCTGCACCATGCCCTCTTCCGTCGACAGAGGGCACAAATCGCCCGCGTGGTGGACGGGCAGACAGATGCCTTCAGAGCCTACGAGGCTCGTTACCGTCGGCGCACCGCCAGCTATCGGCGCGTCCTGCCGCTGAGCGACGTGCACCAGCGCGTGCGCGCCTCGGACATCGTGTACGTGGGCGACTACCACACGCTCCCCCTGGCGCAGCAGACCTACGTCGAGCTGGCGGAGCACGCGCTCACCTCGGGCCGCCGTGTCGTGCTCGCCCTCGAGTGCATCGAGGGCCGGCACCAGGCCTCGCTCGATGCGTGGAACGCGGGACGCCTTTCGGAGCGCTCCCTCCTGGCGCGTCTGGGAGGTAGCACGGATGGTACGAGCTTCGGCCCCGGCAACTCGTTGCGCGCCCTGCTCTCCTTCGCCCGGCGGCATCGGCTGGAGGTGGTCGGGATTGATCGGCGGGCCCAAGGGGAGCGCTCACTCGCCTTGAGGGATGCCTACGCCGCGGAGCGCATCGCGCGGGTGGCTCGGGCCGAGGACCGTCCGCTGGTGTTGGTGCTGGTGGGCCAGTACCACGTGGCGCCCTGTCACCTTCCCGCGCAGGTGGAGCGCGCGCTGGGGGACGACACGCGCCGGGGGCTGGTCGTGTACCAGAACGCCGAAGGGGTCTGGTGGCGGCTGGCGCGTGATGGAGGCATGGGCTCGGCCGAAGCGGTGGAGCTCGCCGACGACACCGTGTGCCTTCTCAACGCCTCCCCTGTCGTCTGTCAGCAGAGCTTCCTGGACTACCTGGAGGCGGAAGCAGGAGACGCGCCCCTGGTGGACCGCGGTGCGTCTGAGCGCTTCCGGGAGATGGCGGCGCTGATCGGCCGCCTCGCGGGAGTTCCGGTGGTCCGTGCGCTGGAGTCGGTGGAGGTCACCACGGTCGCGGATGGCGATGTGATGGCGCGCATCCAGCGGCGGGGGCGCTTCACGCAGGCGGAGTTGTCGCAGCTGCGTCGGCACATCCTGTCGCGGGAGAGCAGCTACATCCCGCGTGCGCGGACGGCGTATCTGGCGTCGTTGTCGCTGAACCACGCGGCGGAGGAAGCGGCGCACTTCGTGCGGCACTGCGCGGTGGGTCCCGCGATGGAGGCGCCGCGCACGGCGTCCGAGGCGTTCTATGCGCGGTGCATGGAGGAGGCGCTGGGCTTCTTCGGCTCGCGGCTGGTGAACCCGCGGCGGACGTGCCTGGGGCTCGCCGAGTGGGCGAAGCGCTTTGGAGAGAGCCGGGGTCTGGACCGGCAGATCTCCGCCTTCGTGCTTGCGCACAAGGCCGCGGAGGTGGAGGCGCCCGAGGAGGCGGTGAAACTGCTGCCCCTGCGCAAGGACCGACTGTTCCACGGCGTCAGTCACGCGCTGGGGTATCTGCTGGGCGACAAGCTCTACCGGGCCTTCGACGAGGGGCACCTGGCGAAGACGGACGTGCGCGCCCTGTTCAGGGACCCGTTCGTGGATGCGCGAGCCGCCTACTTCGCCTGGACCGAGCGCCTGCGGGATTGA
- a CDS encoding 5'-nucleotidase gives MPTTKSFLAALACALTAPLSGCISYNDSCQPLVPDPDAVVGYLGQDVQLDKPFTRHDNNALAQLVADSFRHAEDGSSRPAVLGVVNGGSLRAEGLCYTRMTLKKGPLTDGVLHEVILFENLVVTLDLTESELVQMMEASVGSLYAEGQLIASPSGAFLHVSEGTKMHVDCAQRKGQRVRTLTVGGVNVPLPPREDASIRYRVAVPTFLLEGGDGYDAVFGNAGKDPDRNPVQARKLGGTDANIASAYMREKHPTPAQPLIEESRITFENCALPARPAGR, from the coding sequence ATGCCGACCACCAAGTCCTTCCTCGCCGCCCTCGCGTGCGCCCTCACGGCGCCGCTGTCCGGGTGCATCTCCTACAACGACTCGTGCCAGCCGCTCGTCCCGGACCCGGATGCCGTCGTCGGCTACCTGGGGCAGGACGTGCAGCTCGACAAGCCCTTCACGCGGCACGACAACAACGCGCTGGCGCAACTGGTCGCCGATTCCTTCCGGCACGCCGAGGATGGCTCCTCGCGCCCCGCCGTGCTGGGCGTCGTCAACGGCGGCTCGCTGCGCGCCGAGGGCCTCTGCTACACGCGCATGACGCTGAAGAAGGGGCCGCTGACCGACGGCGTGCTCCATGAGGTCATCCTCTTCGAGAACCTCGTGGTGACGCTGGACCTCACCGAGAGCGAGCTGGTGCAGATGATGGAGGCCAGCGTGGGCAGCCTCTACGCGGAAGGGCAGCTCATCGCCTCGCCGTCCGGCGCGTTCCTCCACGTGTCCGAGGGGACGAAGATGCACGTGGACTGCGCGCAGAGGAAGGGGCAGCGCGTGCGGACGCTGACGGTGGGTGGGGTGAACGTCCCGCTGCCGCCTCGCGAGGATGCGAGCATCCGCTACCGCGTGGCCGTTCCCACCTTCCTGCTCGAGGGCGGTGACGGCTACGACGCGGTGTTCGGCAACGCGGGGAAGGACCCGGACCGCAATCCCGTGCAGGCGCGGAAGCTGGGCGGCACGGACGCGAACATCGCCTCGGCGTACATGCGGGAGAAGCACCCCACGCCCGCGCAGCCGCTCATCGAGGAGTCGCGCATCACCTTCGAGAACTGCGCGCTACCCGCGCGGCCCGCTGGCAGGTGA
- a CDS encoding TIGR04563 family protein, giving the protein MATTDHRKQSLYFPEDMLEEIQREATRQDRSLSWIVQQAWKVARADIRKMPSVNDVLSSPPRPAAVTAGPVAAPAAPSLVAAAAPNSTEPKS; this is encoded by the coding sequence ATGGCCACCACCGACCACCGCAAGCAAAGCCTCTACTTCCCCGAGGACATGCTGGAGGAGATCCAGCGTGAGGCGACGCGGCAGGACCGTTCGTTGTCCTGGATAGTCCAGCAGGCATGGAAGGTGGCGCGTGCCGACATTCGGAAGATGCCGTCGGTCAACGACGTGCTGAGCTCGCCCCCGCGTCCCGCCGCAGTCACGGCGGGTCCGGTGGCGGCTCCCGCGGCTCCGTCCCTGGTGGCGGCCGCGGCTCCGAACTCGACCGAGCCCAAGTCCTGA
- a CDS encoding OAM dimerization domain-containing protein, which translates to MVKPSKQIIRPYGDRRDDGVVQISFTLPVPLSEKAKEAAAVFTRKMGYTDVKVAAAERAADSYTFFIVYARSNVTLDYAEIDVPEVVVKKMSFDDLNAFIKEKVGRRIVVFGACTGTDTHTVGIDAILNMKGYAGDYGLERYPGFEAFNLGSQVPNEDLIKKAMAKNADAILVSQVVTQRDVHKDNSRHFIDAAKAAGIHGKVQLLLGGPRVDHKLALELGFDAGFGPGTKPSDVANYIVHALLKKEGKEPQDMHYQGEPQ; encoded by the coding sequence ATGGTGAAGCCGAGCAAACAAATCATCCGCCCCTACGGCGACCGCCGCGACGACGGCGTGGTGCAGATTTCGTTCACCCTGCCGGTGCCGCTGTCGGAGAAGGCCAAGGAGGCCGCCGCCGTCTTCACGCGGAAGATGGGGTACACCGACGTCAAGGTGGCCGCCGCCGAACGCGCCGCCGACAGCTACACGTTCTTCATCGTGTACGCCCGGTCGAACGTGACGTTGGACTACGCCGAAATCGACGTGCCGGAAGTCGTCGTGAAGAAGATGTCCTTCGACGACCTCAACGCCTTCATCAAGGAGAAGGTGGGCCGTCGCATCGTCGTGTTCGGCGCGTGCACCGGCACGGACACGCACACGGTGGGCATCGACGCCATCCTGAACATGAAGGGCTACGCGGGCGACTACGGCCTGGAGCGCTATCCCGGGTTCGAGGCGTTCAACCTGGGCAGCCAGGTGCCCAACGAGGACCTCATCAAGAAGGCGATGGCGAAGAACGCCGACGCCATCCTGGTGAGCCAGGTCGTCACGCAGCGCGACGTGCACAAGGACAACTCGCGGCACTTCATCGACGCGGCGAAGGCGGCGGGCATCCACGGGAAGGTGCAGCTGCTGCTGGGCGGTCCCCGCGTGGACCACAAGCTGGCGCTGGAGCTGGGCTTCGACGCGGGCTTCGGTCCGGGCACCAAGCCGTCCGACGTGGCCAACTACATCGTCCACGCGCTCCTGAAGAAGGAAGGCAAGGAGCCGCAGGACATGCACTACCAGGGAGAGCCCCAGTGA